One Notolabrus celidotus isolate fNotCel1 chromosome 18, fNotCel1.pri, whole genome shotgun sequence DNA window includes the following coding sequences:
- the LOC117830427 gene encoding gap junction delta-3 protein-like, translating to MGEWGFLGGLFDSLQVHSPMLGRFWLLLMLVFRILILGTVASDLFEDEQEEFACNTLQPGCKQVCYDMAFPISQYRFWVFHIVLIATPSLVFLMYAMHHNNKKEIQSKFSQNSGQISRDDRHFRRFYIVNVAFRMLAEVGFLVGQWYLYGFKVEAQFPCNRFPCPYTVDCFTSRPAEKTIFLCFYFIIGVIAAMASCAELLYSSVKWFCTKQRPHDLPRYCICENSQNLKQVEAAMDEKPHAKLMSGSLPSSVRLKGGSVRSSASRKVSSIGHKPRGKFVSTKTLMV from the coding sequence ATGGGTGAATGGGGCTTCCTCGGGGGGCTCTTCGACAGCCTCCAGGTTCATTCCCCAATGCTTGGTCGTTTCTGGCTCCTACTCATGCTTGTATTTCGGATTCTGATCCTGGGGACAGTAGCCAGCGACCTGTTTGAGGACGAGCAAGAGGAGTTTGCCTGCAACACCCTCCAACCGGGCTGCAAACAGGTTTGCTACGATATGGCCTTCCCAATCTCCCAGTACAGATTCTGGGTGTTTCACATCGTCCTCATCGCAACACCGTCTCTAGTTTTTCTCATGTACGCcatgcatcacaacaacaaaaaggagATCCAGTCTAAATTCAGCCAGAACAGCGGCCAGATCTCCAGAGATGATCGTCATTTCAGGAGGTTTTACATTGTCAACGTGGCCTTCAGAATGCTGGCGGAGGTTGGGTTTCTAGTGGGACAGTGGTATCTGTATGGCTTCAAGGTGGAGGCCCAGTTCCCCTGCAACCGCTTTCCTTGCCCCTACACGGTGGACTGCTTCACCTCCCGCCCGGCAGAGAAAaccatcttcctctgcttctaTTTCATCATAGGGGTGATAGCAGCCATGGCCAGCTGTGCAGAGCTTCTCTACAGCTCTGTGAAGTGGTTCTGCACAAAACAGAGGCCCCATGACCTACCAAGATACTGCATTTGTGAGAACTCTCAGAACCTAAAGCAAGTTGAAGCAGCGATGGATGAAAAACCACATGCAAAGCTAATGTCAGGGAGTTTGCCCAGCAGTGTGAGGCTGAAGGGAGGATCTGTGAGGAGCAGTGCCAGCAGGAAGGTCTCCAGCATCGGACATAAGCCTAGAGGCAAATTTGTGAGCACCAAGACCCTCATGGTGTGA